The following coding sequences lie in one Eubacterium ventriosum genomic window:
- a CDS encoding InlB B-repeat-containing protein — MKKLLNLTILFTIILSITFIHAVQTNAASKVNITYYAGNGYFKSKPNRSKNKITLKNKLNKKRGYAPSIRRNGYTFTGWYTKKKGGKKYSASTIIKKKLKLYPRWIKKYKINTNYFVPMGLGLPDIESFQKYFGKLTLINKNVEEDVYPGNYICKTHKKDLIYISSWPTSDSDAYFIDYTKCKLKNVINIKKTTSMGMFLKKLGVKQYNYNSKTHTLDFICGKCYCISNVDDDDDAEYEDVWWTIKMNNKNQIMPSTVVKFELITDWQIW, encoded by the coding sequence ATGAAAAAACTACTTAACTTAACTATTCTATTTACAATTATTTTATCAATAACCTTTATTCATGCTGTTCAAACCAATGCAGCATCAAAGGTTAATATTACATATTATGCAGGTAATGGTTACTTTAAATCAAAACCTAACCGTAGCAAAAATAAAATTACTCTCAAAAATAAATTAAATAAAAAACGTGGCTATGCTCCTTCCATTAGACGCAACGGATATACTTTTACTGGTTGGTATACCAAGAAAAAAGGAGGCAAGAAGTATTCAGCTTCCACCATCATCAAAAAAAAGCTTAAACTTTACCCACGTTGGATTAAAAAATACAAAATTAATACTAATTATTTTGTTCCTATGGGATTAGGTTTACCCGATATAGAAAGCTTTCAAAAATACTTTGGTAAACTTACTTTAATCAATAAAAATGTTGAAGAAGATGTTTATCCTGGTAATTATATATGCAAAACCCACAAAAAAGATTTGATTTATATATCTAGTTGGCCCACATCAGATTCCGATGCTTACTTTATTGATTATACAAAATGCAAACTAAAAAACGTTATTAACATAAAAAAAACAACTTCTATGGGTATGTTTTTAAAAAAACTAGGTGTAAAACAGTACAATTATAATTCAAAAACTCATACTTTAGATTTCATATGTGGAAAATGTTATTGCATTTCTAATGTCGATGACGATGACGATGCCGAATACGAAGATGTATGGTGGACAATAAAAATGAATAATAAAAATCAAATTATGCCTAGTACAGTTGTAAAATTTGAACTTATAACTGACTGGCAAATATGGTAG
- a CDS encoding InlB B-repeat-containing protein, translating into MKKIINLTILSTIILSLSFIPAIPTNAASKVNITYYSSNGYFKTKLNRSKRKITIKNKVNKKRGYAPAIRREGYTFDGWYSKKKGGKKYSASTIITKKQKLYPHWIKKYKINTNYFVPVGMTCYSLSDYEPYWGDLKVVNKKKGSYYYNYTLTNFKNDYFYIGSRSNSLDVNNSSYRCFYANMNCKLKNIINITKITILKTF; encoded by the coding sequence ATGAAAAAAATAATTAATCTAACTATTCTTTCAACAATTATACTATCACTATCCTTTATTCCTGCCATTCCAACTAATGCAGCTTCGAAGGTTAACATTACATATTATTCAAGCAATGGCTATTTCAAAACAAAGCTCAATCGTAGCAAGCGAAAAATCACAATAAAAAACAAAGTAAACAAAAAGCGTGGCTACGCTCCTGCCATCAGACGTGAAGGATATACTTTTGATGGCTGGTACTCCAAGAAAAAAGGTGGCAAGAAATATTCAGCCTCCACTATTATTACAAAGAAACAGAAGCTATATCCTCATTGGATTAAAAAATACAAAATTAATACTAACTACTTTGTTCCTGTTGGTATGACTTGTTATAGTTTATCTGACTATGAACCTTACTGGGGAGATTTAAAAGTTGTCAATAAAAAGAAAGGCTCTTATTATTATAACTACACCTTAACAAATTTTAAAAATGATTATTTTTATATTGGTAGCCGCAGCAATTCTCTAGATGTGAATAATTCTTCTTATCGTTGCTTTTATGCTAATATGAATTGTAAATTAAAAAATATAATAAATATAACAAAAATAACCATTCTAAAAACCTTTTAA
- a CDS encoding InlB B-repeat-containing protein: protein MKKIINLTMLSIIILSLTFIPAIPTNAATKVNITYYSSNGYFKAKLNRSKRKITIKNKINKKRGYAPAIRREGYAFNGWYTKKKGGKKYSASTIVTKKLKLYPHWIKKYKIDTNYFVPMGLGLPDIESFQKYFGKLTLINKNVEEDVYPGNYICKTHKKDLIYMSSWPTSDSDAYFIDYTKCKLKNVINIKKTTSMGMFLKKLGVKQYNYNSKTHTLDFICGKCYCISNVDDDDDAEYEDVWWTIKMNNKNQIMPSTVVKFELITDWQIW from the coding sequence ATGAAAAAAATAATTAATCTAACTATGCTTTCAATAATTATATTATCACTAACCTTTATCCCTGCCATTCCAACCAATGCAGCAACAAAGGTTAATATTACATATTATTCAAGTAATGGCTATTTCAAAGCAAAGCTCAATCGTAGCAAGCGAAAAATCACAATAAAAAACAAAATAAATAAAAAGCGTGGCTACGCTCCAGCCATCAGACGTGAAGGATATGCTTTTAACGGTTGGTATACGAAGAAAAAAGGTGGGAAAAAATATTCAGCTTCTACCATTGTCACAAAAAAACTTAAGCTTTACCCACATTGGATAAAAAAATACAAAATTGACACTAATTATTTTGTTCCTATGGGATTAGGTTTACCCGATATAGAAAGCTTTCAAAAATACTTTGGTAAACTTACTTTAATCAATAAAAATGTTGAAGAAGATGTTTATCCTGGTAATTATATATGCAAAACCCACAAAAAAGATTTGATTTATATGTCTAGTTGGCCCACATCAGATTCCGATGCTTACTTTATTGATTATACAAAATGCAAACTAAAAAACGTTATTAACATAAAAAAAACAACTTCTATGGGTATGTTTTTAAAAAAACTAGGTGTAAAACAGTACAATTATAATTCAAAAACTCATACTTTAGATTTCATATGTGGAAAATGTTATTGCATTTCTAATGTCGATGACGATGACGATGCCGAATACGAAGATGTATGGTGGACAATAAAAATGAATAATAAAAATCAAATTATGCCTAGTACGGTTGTAAAATTTGAACTTATAACTGACTGGCAAATATGGTAG
- a CDS encoding InlB B-repeat-containing protein has translation MKKIINLTILSTIILSLSFIPAIPTNAASKVNITYYSSNGYFKTKLNRSKRKITIKNKVNKKRGYAPAIRREGYTFDGWYSKKKGGKKYSASTIITKKQKLYPHWIKKYKINTNYFVPVGMTCYSLSDYEPYWGDLKVVNKKKGSYYYNYTLTNFKNDYFYIGSRSNSLDVNNSSYRCFYANMNCKLKNIINITKITILKTFLKKLAIKHYNYDSSYRYLEFVCGSTHYADETDETDIVWQLTLNNKNQVTPNTVVSFEANDDWEQY, from the coding sequence ATGAAAAAAATAATTAATCTAACTATTCTTTCAACAATTATACTATCACTATCCTTTATTCCTGCCATTCCAACTAATGCAGCTTCGAAGGTTAACATTACATATTATTCAAGCAATGGCTATTTCAAAACAAAGCTCAATCGTAGCAAGCGAAAAATCACAATAAAAAACAAAGTAAACAAAAAGCGTGGCTACGCTCCTGCCATCAGACGTGAAGGATATACTTTTGATGGCTGGTACTCCAAGAAAAAAGGTGGCAAGAAATATTCAGCCTCCACTATTATTACAAAGAAACAGAAGCTATATCCTCATTGGATTAAAAAATACAAAATTAATACTAACTACTTTGTTCCTGTTGGTATGACTTGTTATAGTTTATCTGACTATGAACCTTACTGGGGAGATTTAAAAGTTGTCAATAAAAAGAAAGGCTCTTATTATTATAACTACACCTTAACAAATTTTAAAAATGATTATTTTTATATTGGTAGCCGCAGCAATTCTCTAGATGTGAATAATTCTTCTTATCGTTGCTTTTATGCTAATATGAATTGTAAATTAAAAAATATAATAAATATAACAAAAATAACCATTCTAAAAACCTTTTTAAAAAAATTAGCCATAAAACACTATAATTATGATTCTTCATACAGGTATTTAGAATTTGTTTGTGGTTCTACACACTATGCTGACGAAACCGACGAAACAGATATTGTCTGGCAATTAACTCTAAACAACAAAAATCAAGTAACTCCTAACACTGTTGTTTCTTTTGAAGCCAACGATGATTGGGAACAATATTAA
- a CDS encoding InlB B-repeat-containing protein yields MKKIINLTILSTIILSLSFIPAIPTNAASKVNITYYSSNGYFKAKLNRSKRKITIKNKVNKKRGYAPAIRREGYIFDGWYSKKKGGKKYSASTIITKKQKLYPHWIKKYKINTNYFVPVGMTCYSLSDYEPYWGDLKVVNKKKGSYYYNYTLTNFKNDYFYIGSRSNSLDVNNSSYRCFYANMNCKLKNIINITKITILKTFLKKLAIKHYNYDSSYRYLEFVCGSTHYADETDETDIVWQLTLNSKNQVTPNTVVSFEANDDWEQY; encoded by the coding sequence ATGAAAAAAATAATTAATCTAACTATTCTTTCAACAATTATACTATCACTATCCTTTATTCCTGCCATTCCAACTAATGCAGCTTCAAAGGTTAACATTACATATTATTCAAGCAATGGCTATTTCAAAGCAAAGCTCAATCGTAGCAAGCGAAAAATCACAATAAAAAACAAAGTAAACAAAAAGCGTGGCTACGCTCCTGCCATCAGACGTGAAGGATATATTTTTGATGGCTGGTACTCCAAGAAAAAAGGTGGCAAGAAATATTCAGCCTCCACTATTATTACAAAGAAACAGAAGCTATATCCTCATTGGATTAAAAAATACAAAATTAATACTAATTACTTTGTTCCTGTTGGTATGACTTGTTATAGTTTATCTGACTATGAACCTTACTGGGGAGATTTAAAAGTTGTCAATAAAAAGAAAGGCTCTTATTATTATAACTACACCTTAACAAATTTTAAAAATGATTATTTTTATATTGGTAGCCGCAGCAATTCTCTAGATGTGAATAATTCTTCTTATCGTTGCTTTTATGCTAATATGAATTGTAAATTAAAAAATATAATAAATATAACAAAAATAACCATTCTAAAAACCTTTTTAAAAAAATTAGCCATAAAACACTATAATTATGATTCTTCATACAGGTATTTAGAATTTGTTTGTGGTTCTACACACTATGCTGACGAAACCGACGAAACAGATATTGTCTGGCAATTAACTCTAAACAGCAAAAATCAAGTAACTCCTAACACTGTTGTTTCTTTTGAAGCCAACGATGATTGGGAACAATATTAA
- a CDS encoding InlB B-repeat-containing protein: MKKLLNLTILFTIILSITFIHAVQTNAASKVNITYYAGNGYFKSKPNRSKNKITLKNKLNKKRGYAPSIRRNGYTFTGWYTKKKGGKKYSASTIIKKKLKLYPRWIKKYKINTNYFVPMGLGLPDIESFQKYFGKLTLINKNVEEDVYPGNYICKTHKKDLIYISSWPTSDSDAYFIDYTKCKLKNVINIKKTTSMGMFLKKLGVKQYNYNSKTHTLDFICGKCYCISNVDDDDDAEYEDVWWTIKMNNKKLSNYA, from the coding sequence ATGAAAAAACTACTTAACTTAACTATTCTATTTACAATTATTTTATCAATAACCTTTATTCATGCTGTTCAAACCAATGCAGCATCAAAGGTTAATATTACATATTATGCAGGTAATGGTTACTTTAAATCAAAACCTAACCGTAGCAAAAATAAAATTACTCTCAAAAATAAATTAAATAAAAAACGTGGCTATGCTCCTTCCATTAGACGCAACGGATATACTTTTACTGGTTGGTATACCAAGAAAAAAGGAGGCAAGAAGTATTCAGCTTCCACCATCATCAAAAAAAAGCTTAAACTTTACCCACGTTGGATTAAAAAATACAAAATTAATACTAATTATTTTGTTCCTATGGGATTAGGTTTACCCGATATAGAAAGCTTTCAAAAATACTTTGGTAAACTTACTTTAATCAATAAAAATGTTGAAGAAGATGTTTATCCTGGTAATTATATATGCAAAACCCACAAAAAAGATTTGATTTATATATCTAGTTGGCCCACATCAGATTCCGATGCTTACTTTATTGATTATACAAAATGCAAACTAAAAAACGTTATTAACATAAAAAAAACAACTTCTATGGGTATGTTTTTAAAAAAACTAGGTGTAAAACAGTACAATTATAATTCAAAAACTCATACTTTAGATTTCATATGTGGAAAATGTTATTGCATTTCTAATGTCGATGACGATGACGATGCCGAATACGAAGATGTATGGTGGACAATAAAAATGAATAATAAAAAACTATCAAATTATGCCTAG
- a CDS encoding InlB B-repeat-containing protein: protein MKKLLNLTIIFTIILSLTFIPTFQTNAASKVNITYYAGKGHFKAKPNRSKNKITIKNKLNKKRGYSPAIRRDGYTFDGWYTKKKGGKKYSASTIITKKQKLYPHWIKKYKINTNYFVPMGLSFDNLDEFQKYYGSMTVLKKNIKKHVFPGIVKCKTSSEDILNFLVMESSDEDKDKPFSYSIQYANCKLKNVINIKKTTSMNVFLKKLGVKQYNYNSKKHTIDFICGKCYCKFDNDDDDAEYEDIWWTIKMNDKNQLTPDTIVNFQRITDWEVW, encoded by the coding sequence ATGAAAAAACTACTTAACTTAACAATTATATTTACAATTATTTTATCACTAACCTTTATCCCTACCTTTCAGACTAATGCAGCATCAAAGGTTAACATTACATATTATGCGGGTAAAGGTCACTTCAAAGCAAAACCTAACCGTAGCAAAAATAAAATTACTATCAAAAATAAATTAAATAAAAAGCGTGGTTATTCTCCCGCCATCAGACGTGACGGATATACTTTTGATGGTTGGTATACCAAGAAAAAAGGTGGAAAAAAATATTCAGCCTCTACTATAATTACCAAGAAACAGAAACTATATCCTCATTGGATTAAAAAATACAAAATTAATACTAATTACTTTGTTCCTATGGGATTAAGTTTTGATAATTTAGACGAATTTCAAAAATATTATGGTTCTATGACTGTATTAAAGAAAAATATTAAAAAACATGTTTTTCCTGGCATCGTAAAATGCAAAACATCATCTGAAGATATTCTCAACTTTTTAGTAATGGAATCCTCTGATGAAGATAAAGATAAACCTTTTTCTTATTCAATTCAATATGCTAATTGTAAATTAAAAAATGTAATTAATATCAAAAAAACAACTTCTATGAATGTTTTTCTAAAAAAACTTGGTGTAAAACAATATAATTACAATTCAAAAAAGCATACAATAGATTTTATATGTGGAAAATGTTATTGTAAGTTTGATAATGATGATGACGATGCAGAATATGAAGATATTTGGTGGACAATCAAAATGAATGATAAAAATCAACTTACTCCTGATACCATTGTTAATTTTCAACGTATAACAGATTGGGAAGTATGGTAA